The Gloeocapsa sp. DLM2.Bin57 sequence CGATCGCCGCTTCAGCTATCCAGGATTAAAAATACTACTCTTCGGGGTTGACAAAACACGCCCACTTGACCTACAATTCTAGATAATGGGAATCTGTCTATTTAAAAGTATATTTGAAATAATAATAAATACGTTTTTCCAAACCCATTTTGAAAATTCAGCAAAAATAGCTTGAACTCCTCTTCCCTCTTGCTTCTTCCTCACCAAGACTTACTTTTTCAACAGACCCTATTTAGCGTCACGGGGAGTAACTCATCTGGATCGAGTAAAAAGACGGTTAACTTCTCCTCAGCTTGAGTGAAAAGAATAACATGAGTAGCGATTTGCAAAGTATCAGACTGACGATAAGATTCAGGTAAAACCCGAATTTGACTTAAAGACACGTCTAAAAGAGTAGGAGTTTGACCAAGTACAATCCCAAAGGTTTCCTCTACACTATTTTTAGCTAGGAGTAAATAACCTCCAGTTTGGGAAGATCGAGGTTGACTAGAATTAAATAAACGTTTGTGTAAATCAATTACGGTGATTTCGCGATCGCCGAGATTAGTGATACCATAGTGAGTTAAGCCACTTCCTAAGACAGAAGTATATTTATTGATTTTGATGACCACATCGATATTAAAAGCCAAATGTAGTGAACCCACTGTAAAGAAAAGAATTTTCAGAGACTTATTTGCTGTACTCATATTATTTACTTAGTTGAGATTGCTTCTTGGTTAATGATTTGTTGGATTGATTTGAGGAATTGTTGTTCAATATAGGGTTTAGTAAAATAAGCATTAGCGCCAAGCTGCATAGCGAGACGACGATGTTTATCGTTACTACGGGAGGTAAGCATAGCTACAGGAATCTTGAGAAAGTCGCGATCGCGACGACGTTGA is a genomic window containing:
- a CDS encoding chemotaxis protein CheW, which translates into the protein MSTANKSLKILFFTVGSLHLAFNIDVVIKINKYTSVLGSGLTHYGITNLGDREITVIDLHKRLFNSSQPRSSQTGGYLLLAKNSVEETFGIVLGQTPTLLDVSLSQIRVLPESYRQSDTLQIATHVILFTQAEEKLTVFLLDPDELLPVTLNRVC